In Tripterygium wilfordii isolate XIE 37 chromosome 17, ASM1340144v1, whole genome shotgun sequence, the genomic window ACCATTTTGGGAGGGCGCggggacaaaaaaaagaagatgtttAGAACATTCAAGATGTAcgcaaattgttttttttttaatagagatGAGAATTCGAACCCTAAATTCTGATCATATATACACCATTTTTATTGTTCCAACTAATTACTTAGATGTAGATGTATGCATATTTATCTCTATATAATATGCAAATAGTTCTATTTTTTAGAATTACATTTGTGACCTTGAAGTTGCATCACTATAATTTTAATGAGTCAAACTTGTATATagaattattttgtttattGACGGTGAAGTAAGACTTAGCTTATCAATTTATTATCATAAGTCAGAACAAGTTGATAGGATATTTTTTTACATCCTCACATCACTTCCGTGTGACGATATGGGGACGTAAAAAATGAAAGACAATGATGGAATTTCTCTCGCTTTTGGTATCGCAGGCTAACGAAAGCCTTGTACGATGAGCTATTAGTTCAATGGAAGAGCGCGTCCTTGATAATTGCTCAAAATGGGTGTTTATAATCCAAATTCAAGGATCTTGTTTTGTTACAAGAAATGACATTTCGTTTTAGAGGGATCTTGATATAATagattttatattgtttttaataatagatttttttttattgtgtttaTAATCCCCGAATGGGCCGAACTGTATAGGTAGCCAAACAGAGCATTACTAGGAAGCACTAGTACAAGTACTCAGCCCAACGGGAGAGACCGGTAGAGATGGCTTGCAGCTTATCTGCTTCTTGCGCAGTCTCACGGGCACCTACTCGATCACTCATCTCCTCCGATTCACACTCAACTCACTCTGTCAAGCCTACTTCACTCTCATGGGGCTCTTCATTTCCCTCAATTAACATCTTCGCCAACGGCCTTGTCACACACCTTCCCAAGCCACGACTCAATAAGGTATGCTGCTCTAGATATGGTTCATCTGGTTGATTCCcaggaaaataaagaaaattgatAGGCGGCTAAACCTAGTTTTTAGGTTATTTTGGATTGCAAGTGGAAAACTCGTCCCAGTTTACACCGGTCTGTGTTAGTTTGGGTGCTACATGGTTTCAGATTTTAGCTTCTCTTATTTTACTTAATTTCCCTGGTAATCAAATGGGGGAGCTTGGTTATTGATTTTGTTAAGGGGACTAATCTCTGCTCTGCTTTATTGAGGGTGCTTAGTATCTCATTTATCTCTCCTTGTTTTGCTACTGTGATgggatttttttccccttatatAAAGTAAAATTAAGGATTTGGTGCTCTCGGTTCCTTTAGGTTAGAACGTTGCTCGATTCCATTTAAAGTGATCatctttcaaacaaaaatattttacatGATTGAAATAATGGAATGTGATTCTGAGAATAAATTTATGGCATcctttccatttaatttataaaagaatgagagaaaaagGAGTAAAGATTAGTGGTGCACAATGTAGAATCAAGTGCAATGGCATCTGTAGGACCAAAGAATGTGTCATAATATCAATTGTGAAAGCATTAGACAActatttgattctttgaaatttgtTTTGATTACTGGGTAATATGAGAAAGAAGTCATAAATAATTTATGTGGTTTAATTCTGGGATTGAAGGTAGGATTTATATCTAAGATTTAGCAATACAACGGATGTAGTTTAGGATTTGATTCTttttatctattttttattttatttttgtagtaCATGTTTATGACATTGAGTCTATGACATGGGGGATCTTGCATCTGTGTCCTGCTCAACATGTTTGTGACATGATTACTTAATCCTTGATAGAGCCATTTGCTGGCCACTCCAGCTTACAAAGATTGAGGCACCTTAACTAGGAAACCAGGGTTTGGTCTTAATCTCATACAATATGTTAATACTGGTAGTTCTGGCAGGGTGATGGAAAAGATATAGACCTTTGCAAATCCTCCCAATCTTACCTGTGGTGTTTTCTGTTGCACCTCTCTCTTCCTGTCTATCTTCCTTACTCCCTTTACTGACTTTActcttgctctttttttttcttcctttcaccCGTTATGCAGCCGTCTTTCTTCTCTGCCTTGTTACTGCATTTTTCGGTATCTTTAGCTAGTTCCATAGTTCCTATATTGCTAGTGTTACACTGTTTCTCTCATATGCTGCTTCCATCTATCTGTTTTTGGTTTACTGCTATAGCTACGTCACCCTATTTCTTACCTTCGGGTTCAGTCCCCGGTTCCTTTGCTGCTTTATATCTTGTAGGTTTGTGCCATTTCTGATTGTTATTTTAAGGCGTAATTTAATCTTTTTGAGGAATATGTCATTAAGCTATTGGTGAACATGTGACCTAATGATATAGTTGCGGaggtgcaatctagaggtcataGATTCAATGCTTGGAAATAACATCTGTGTCTATAAACATTTTGTATGTCACCTACCCcgccactgcgggagccttataCACCGGGGTGTTGTTTACTTTTGTACCAATGCCATTAAGCTATGCTTTGTTGAATAGACACTCAGACAGTAACTGGAGCAAAACCAGTAGTTGTTTATTGAAGAATGAATATTCTACAGTGTGGTGGTGTTGTTTGCTTGCAATACGTTGATGCTAGCTTTAGTCAACTTTGTTCCAAAGGGGAAAGAATCCCTTTCTAAATTACTTTTAGTGTCaacattcaaaattaaaaaactaTTATCGTCGTTGTAGGATGCTTTTATTCAAGCTGCTTGGACCAGGAGATCTAGAAGTGAAGCTGCAAAGAGACCGAGTAGGAAATCATGGAAACAAAGGACAGATATGTACATGAGGCCTTTCTTACTTAATGTTTTCTTTTCAAAGAGATTTATTCATGCAAAAGTGATGCATCGTGGAACGAGCAAAGTGATATCAGTAGCTACCACGAATGCCAAGGATCTTAGAACCAATTTGCCATCTCTGACGGATCACAATGCATGTAGACTTATAGGGAAGCTTATCGCTGAACGCTCAATTGAAGCTGATGTATATGCATTGTCTTATGAGGCAAGGAAGGATGAGCGCATCGAGGGTAAGCTTGGGATTGTTATTGATACAATAAAGGAGAATGGGATCatatttgtttgattatttTCCCAATTACTGTAGCTTGTATCATTGTATGAATTTGGAAAACAGCAACGTTGATGAGAAGATCAGTCCTTGTGGATTCTCTTTGTACTGATAATTGCATGACTATTATCTGGCAATGCTATGTTTTGGATTTTAGCCGTTCAAACTTGAAAATGGGGATGAGGCCAAACAGGTTGTCTAGTTTTGGCTTTTCCATAGTTTATGCAAGTTATAGTCATGATGAAATGTatagatatttttttaattataattttttttaacaattaatACCGTTTATCTATCATTAATGCAGAATTTCCATACTATACCAGTATACC contains:
- the LOC119982178 gene encoding 50S ribosomal protein L18; this encodes MACSLSASCAVSRAPTRSLISSDSHSTHSVKPTSLSWGSSFPSINIFANGLVTHLPKPRLNKDAFIQAAWTRRSRSEAAKRPSRKSWKQRTDMYMRPFLLNVFFSKRFIHAKVMHRGTSKVISVATTNAKDLRTNLPSLTDHNACRLIGKLIAERSIEADVYALSYEARKDERIEGKLGIVIDTIKENGIIFV